A genomic segment from Luteolibacter ambystomatis encodes:
- a CDS encoding beta-ketoacyl-ACP synthase III — translation MSDIAVTIAGTGSYVPEKILTNEELAEKVDTSNEWIVTRTGIKERRIAAEGEFTSHLATKAAERALEQAGLAAADVELIIVATITPDTLTPATACYVQRNLGAAKAVAFDISAACSGFLYAMKMAKRLIEADAFKNAVIIGAEKLSAFVNWEDRTTCVLFGDGAGAAVLRRAEPGEGRILATEMGTDGNQTHLLNIPGGGSACPITIDNANDHLATLAMLGKEVFKHAVTRMKEAAEKVIERSGLQPEDIACVIPHQANLRIIDAIADRLAVPNERVFVNLDKYGNTSAAAVAIALDEANRTGAFKRGDNIVLVVFGAGLTWAAAAVQW, via the coding sequence ATGAGCGACATCGCCGTCACGATCGCAGGCACCGGCAGCTATGTGCCGGAAAAGATCCTTACCAACGAGGAACTGGCCGAGAAGGTGGATACTTCCAATGAGTGGATTGTCACCCGTACCGGTATCAAGGAGCGCCGCATCGCCGCGGAGGGTGAGTTTACTTCCCACCTCGCCACCAAGGCCGCTGAGCGTGCTCTGGAGCAGGCCGGCCTCGCCGCCGCGGATGTCGAGTTGATCATCGTCGCCACCATCACCCCGGATACGCTCACGCCGGCCACCGCCTGCTATGTGCAGCGCAATCTCGGCGCGGCGAAGGCTGTGGCGTTTGATATTTCCGCCGCCTGCTCCGGATTCCTCTACGCCATGAAGATGGCGAAGCGTCTGATCGAAGCGGACGCTTTCAAGAACGCGGTCATCATTGGTGCGGAGAAGCTTTCCGCTTTCGTGAACTGGGAGGATCGCACCACCTGCGTGCTGTTTGGTGACGGTGCCGGTGCCGCAGTGCTGCGCCGTGCCGAACCCGGAGAGGGCCGCATCCTCGCGACCGAGATGGGCACTGATGGCAACCAGACCCATCTGCTCAACATTCCCGGCGGTGGTTCGGCCTGTCCGATCACCATCGACAACGCCAACGACCACCTCGCCACGCTGGCGATGCTGGGCAAGGAAGTCTTCAAGCACGCGGTGACCCGCATGAAGGAAGCGGCGGAGAAGGTGATCGAGCGTTCCGGTCTCCAGCCGGAGGATATCGCCTGCGTCATTCCGCATCAGGCGAACTTGCGGATCATCGATGCCATTGCGGACCGTCTCGCGGTGCCGAACGAGCGCGTGTTCGTGAACCTCGACAAGTACGGCAACACCTCCGCGGCCGCAGTGGCGATCGCGCTGGATGAGGCGAACCGTACCGGTGCCTTCAAGCGCGGGGACAACATCGTGCTGGTGGTGTTCGGCGCCGGTCTTACGTGGGCGGCTGCGGCGGTGCAGTGGTGA
- a CDS encoding BlaI/MecI/CopY family transcriptional regulator, giving the protein MSRPTHPSNLELQALSVLWHEGPSTVAAILDALPDGKDRAYTTVLSVMQSLERKKLVKRVRVGRAHVYEAAYSQETIVHRASHEFLTNAFGGRLGEAILALLSAGTLTPEEKTNIERELKRHKAMAAKKTAKKAPAKKAPAKKAAKKAPAKKAPAKKAAVKKVAKKAAKKAPAKKAPAKKAAKKAVKKVAKSAKKAAKKAAKKTVAKKAAKKVAKKAAKKVAKKAAKKAPAKKAPAKKAAKSAKKVAKKAPAKKAAAKKAAKKA; this is encoded by the coding sequence ATGTCTCGGCCAACCCATCCTTCCAACTTAGAACTCCAGGCACTGTCGGTGCTGTGGCATGAAGGACCCTCGACGGTGGCGGCGATCCTCGACGCGCTGCCGGATGGCAAGGACCGGGCCTATACTACGGTACTCTCCGTAATGCAGAGCCTGGAGCGGAAGAAGTTGGTCAAGCGGGTGCGTGTCGGTCGCGCTCATGTATACGAAGCAGCCTATTCGCAGGAAACGATCGTCCATCGGGCGAGTCATGAATTCCTCACCAACGCTTTTGGAGGACGTCTCGGTGAGGCGATCCTCGCACTCCTCTCCGCCGGGACTTTGACACCGGAAGAGAAAACCAACATCGAACGCGAACTCAAACGACACAAAGCCATGGCTGCAAAAAAAACAGCAAAGAAGGCCCCAGCCAAAAAGGCTCCGGCCAAGAAAGCCGCCAAGAAAGCCCCCGCTAAGAAAGCCCCGGCCAAAAAGGCTGCGGTGAAGAAGGTGGCGAAGAAAGCGGCCAAGAAGGCCCCGGCCAAGAAGGCTCCGGCCAAGAAAGCCGCCAAGAAGGCGGTGAAGAAAGTCGCCAAGAGCGCCAAGAAAGCGGCGAAGAAGGCGGCGAAGAAAACCGTAGCCAAGAAGGCGGCCAAGAAGGTTGCCAAGAAGGCTGCGAAAAAGGTCGCGAAGAAAGCAGCCAAGAAGGCCCCCGCCAAAAAAGCGCCGGCCAAGAAGGCCGCCAAGAGCGCGAAGAAGGTCGCCAAGAAGGCTCCGGCCAAGAAAGCCGCTGCCAAAAAGGCTGCCAAGAAGGCCTAA
- a CDS encoding family 43 glycosylhydrolase — translation MKPALSALFSLTAQAMAANPVFPGADPHASLIDGTLWIHPTRSKGGDNFMAFSSKDLVHWQNHGPILDFKDIPWVSADGRAEHGAWAPCLIPKDGKYYFYFSVGPQDATHPSRIGVAVGDSPAGPFKDSGKMLLTGGSGFEAIDPMVFIDPADKRPLLYAGGSAGAKLRVFELKPDMISILREIKVETPPQFTEGVFIHHHGSLYHLTYSHGNFRDATYSVHYATSTSATGPWSYRGVLLKSDGHHQGPGHHSVVEDSKLGTLIVYHRWEQEGPGPYQGSRQIAIDRISYDADGFLKPVTQTNEGVIR, via the coding sequence ATGAAACCCGCCCTCTCAGCCCTATTCTCGCTCACCGCCCAAGCCATGGCGGCCAATCCCGTTTTTCCAGGAGCCGATCCACACGCCTCTCTCATTGATGGCACCCTCTGGATCCATCCCACCCGGAGCAAGGGTGGCGACAACTTCATGGCTTTTTCCTCCAAAGACCTCGTCCATTGGCAAAACCATGGCCCGATCCTCGATTTCAAGGACATCCCATGGGTGTCGGCGGATGGGCGCGCCGAACACGGTGCCTGGGCTCCCTGCCTGATTCCGAAGGACGGGAAATACTACTTCTATTTCTCCGTAGGCCCGCAAGATGCCACCCACCCGTCCCGAATCGGGGTGGCTGTGGGAGATTCACCGGCCGGCCCCTTCAAGGACTCCGGAAAGATGCTGCTGACCGGCGGCAGCGGCTTCGAGGCGATCGACCCGATGGTCTTCATCGATCCCGCCGACAAGCGCCCTCTGCTCTACGCCGGTGGCAGCGCTGGGGCGAAACTGCGGGTGTTCGAGCTGAAGCCGGACATGATCTCCATCCTCCGCGAGATCAAAGTGGAAACGCCGCCGCAATTCACGGAGGGCGTGTTCATCCACCACCACGGCAGCCTCTATCACCTGACTTACAGCCATGGAAATTTCCGCGACGCCACCTACTCCGTCCACTACGCCACCAGCACCTCCGCCACCGGCCCATGGAGCTACCGTGGCGTGTTGTTGAAAAGCGACGGACACCACCAGGGCCCCGGCCATCACTCGGTTGTGGAGGATTCCAAGCTCGGGACGCTGATCGTTTACCATCGCTGGGAACAGGAAGGTCCCGGCCCCTATCAAGGCTCCCGGCAGATCGCGATCGACCGGATCAGCTACGATGCGGACGGGTTTCTCAAACCCGTCACGCAGACGAATGAAGGTGTGATTCGTTGA
- a CDS encoding transglutaminase-like domain-containing protein → MNGPALATTELSVLLRLLDDETPEIRARVAERLAAGEGDVSESLAELGWEGTAAERELLSNLLLPARRETLRTEWAMPSGGLGDDWDQLEYLLRLLSDFLHDGVTIRQSLSDALDLLAEEAEENDAADSEEALRQFLFETGRFRGNKESYYDPRNSDLSFVIEAGTSNPIGLCLIYLFTARRLDLDVTGVGFPGHFLCRIQDDGQPVIVDCFDNGKRHHLASLLAAHPELGREQREALKYPAEPGAILNRVLLNLASSFAGMKQDEDAALIAELRETLE, encoded by the coding sequence ATGAATGGTCCTGCCCTCGCCACGACGGAGCTGTCCGTGTTGTTGCGGTTGCTCGATGACGAGACACCGGAGATCCGCGCGCGGGTCGCCGAGCGGCTGGCGGCGGGTGAAGGTGATGTGAGCGAATCACTGGCGGAGCTGGGCTGGGAAGGAACCGCCGCCGAGCGAGAACTGCTTTCGAATCTGCTGCTGCCCGCCCGGCGCGAGACGCTGCGCACGGAGTGGGCGATGCCATCGGGCGGACTCGGCGATGACTGGGACCAGCTCGAATACCTGCTGCGGTTGCTTTCCGATTTCCTCCACGATGGTGTGACCATCCGCCAGTCCCTGTCCGATGCCCTCGATCTGCTCGCGGAAGAAGCGGAGGAAAACGACGCGGCGGATTCGGAGGAGGCGCTGCGGCAGTTCCTGTTCGAAACCGGACGCTTCCGCGGCAACAAGGAATCCTACTACGACCCGCGTAATTCGGATCTCTCGTTCGTGATCGAAGCGGGCACGTCGAACCCGATCGGGCTGTGCCTGATCTACCTTTTCACCGCGCGGCGGCTGGATCTGGATGTCACCGGCGTTGGCTTCCCGGGACACTTCCTGTGCCGCATCCAGGATGACGGCCAGCCGGTGATCGTGGACTGCTTTGACAATGGGAAACGCCACCACCTCGCCTCGCTGCTGGCCGCACATCCGGAGCTGGGCCGCGAACAGCGCGAGGCACTGAAGTATCCCGCCGAGCCGGGTGCGATCCTGAACCGCGTGCTGCTGAATCTGGCCTCATCCTTCGCCGGCATGAAGCAGGATGAGGATGCCGCGCTGATCGCCGAGCTGCGCGAGACGCTGGAATAA
- a CDS encoding TatD family hydrolase, with translation MITDSHAHLASHRFKPDEVADLVQRAADAGVSRIVTLATCLEDLGANLEIAGRFPSVHACIGIHPCDVHSAPDDAVERIAAHVADPRVCALGETGLDYYHPAPDGWEEEVFRERQRVFLRAHFELAVKCGLNVVIHTRDKSGAGSFEDALAIYKEYASRTRAVFHCFIGAWENAARVLEAGGLVSFGGVATFKNAAEVRETVARCPDGGFMLETDSPYLAPEPHRGQRNEPAYVRHVAERLAALRGKSLEEFAASTSATAAEFFHFR, from the coding sequence GTGATTACCGATTCACACGCCCATCTCGCCAGCCACCGCTTCAAGCCTGACGAAGTCGCGGACCTCGTCCAACGTGCCGCCGATGCCGGCGTGAGCCGTATCGTCACCCTGGCGACCTGCTTGGAGGATCTCGGCGCGAATCTGGAAATCGCCGGGCGCTTTCCCTCCGTCCATGCGTGCATCGGCATCCATCCCTGTGACGTGCATTCGGCGCCGGACGATGCGGTCGAGCGGATCGCCGCGCACGTGGCGGACCCGCGGGTGTGTGCCTTGGGCGAGACAGGGCTCGATTACTATCACCCCGCGCCGGATGGCTGGGAGGAGGAGGTGTTCCGCGAGCGGCAGCGCGTGTTTCTGCGCGCGCACTTCGAACTGGCGGTGAAGTGCGGGCTGAACGTGGTGATCCACACCCGCGACAAGAGCGGCGCGGGTTCCTTCGAGGACGCCCTCGCTATCTATAAAGAGTATGCCTCGCGGACCCGCGCCGTGTTCCACTGCTTCATCGGCGCGTGGGAGAATGCCGCGCGGGTGTTGGAGGCGGGAGGTCTGGTGTCATTCGGCGGTGTCGCCACCTTCAAGAATGCGGCGGAGGTCCGCGAGACGGTGGCGCGATGTCCGGATGGCGGCTTCATGTTGGAGACGGACTCTCCCTACCTCGCGCCGGAGCCGCACCGCGGCCAGCGCAATGAACCGGCGTACGTCCGTCACGTGGCAGAACGTCTTGCCGCACTGCGTGGGAAATCGCTGGAAGAATTCGCCGCCTCCACCTCGGCGACGGCGGCGGAGTTTTTCCACTTCCGCTGA
- a CDS encoding LysM peptidoglycan-binding domain-containing protein yields MTPLRLLAVSASVAVLASCGNSGGDSHYDTTNPYGAPQGGGGQTAQAPAQAANPTYDTPAAYEESTGTAPAAAPESAIVDPGMTAPRSTQHTSPKPTGASPKPAAASAGGTSHLVVKGDTLGGIARKYGVSQDAIKKANNMTKDTVVLGKTLQIPAR; encoded by the coding sequence ATGACTCCGCTCCGCTTGCTCGCCGTTTCCGCTTCCGTCGCCGTGCTCGCCTCCTGTGGCAACAGCGGCGGTGACAGCCACTACGATACCACCAATCCCTATGGCGCGCCGCAGGGTGGCGGTGGCCAGACCGCCCAGGCTCCGGCCCAGGCAGCCAACCCGACGTACGACACGCCGGCCGCTTATGAAGAAAGCACCGGCACCGCGCCGGCCGCCGCGCCGGAGTCCGCCATCGTCGATCCCGGCATGACCGCGCCGCGCTCTACCCAGCACACTTCTCCGAAGCCGACCGGGGCCTCGCCGAAGCCGGCGGCCGCCAGTGCCGGTGGCACCAGCCATCTCGTCGTGAAGGGTGACACGCTCGGGGGTATCGCCCGCAAGTACGGCGTGAGCCAGGACGCGATCAAGAAGGCGAACAACATGACCAAGGACACCGTGGTCCTCGGCAAGACGCTCCAGATCCCGGCGCGCTGA
- a CDS encoding TlpA disulfide reductase family protein, producing the protein MRAFVLLGLLPALCLAADEPGGHAEEKELSPRAAAVEHMLTERASPAALDKAIAEAKKQGASEQSQFEARFLFLVDRGDDEGIAALLPEMLKRKDSFKLEDSEIFAVKEDWLAVVEYVQAVDAMKKDDHEGFKKHILEAFWLSPRQGAAYAPHIEKMRMQEAMKDVSYGFDQEFEPLKGKQKVKLKEVAAGKKAVLLHFWSPWSRECEDSMPDFAAAAKEFEKHGLAVVSVVSEEEPKLLEEARAMVAKLGEHPPGTWVRDDEKQPLDRLFRVQGIPVMVLLSPEGRVLFNGSPADEALWKALSAISPEIKRPALPEDGKQEKKPAK; encoded by the coding sequence ATGCGCGCGTTCGTTCTGCTCGGTTTGCTTCCGGCCCTTTGTCTCGCTGCGGATGAGCCGGGCGGGCACGCGGAGGAAAAGGAACTCTCGCCGCGCGCCGCCGCGGTGGAGCACATGCTGACCGAACGCGCGTCGCCCGCCGCGCTCGACAAGGCCATCGCCGAGGCGAAGAAGCAGGGCGCGTCCGAGCAATCGCAGTTCGAGGCGCGCTTTCTCTTTCTCGTGGACCGTGGCGATGACGAGGGCATCGCCGCGCTGCTGCCGGAGATGCTGAAGCGGAAGGATTCCTTCAAGCTGGAGGACTCCGAGATTTTCGCCGTGAAGGAAGACTGGCTCGCCGTCGTGGAATACGTGCAGGCCGTGGATGCGATGAAGAAGGACGATCACGAGGGTTTCAAGAAGCACATCCTCGAGGCTTTCTGGCTGAGTCCGCGCCAAGGAGCCGCCTACGCGCCGCACATCGAGAAGATGCGGATGCAGGAGGCGATGAAGGATGTGAGCTACGGCTTCGATCAGGAGTTCGAACCGCTGAAGGGAAAGCAGAAGGTGAAGCTCAAGGAAGTGGCCGCGGGAAAGAAGGCCGTGTTGCTCCACTTCTGGTCGCCATGGAGCCGCGAGTGCGAGGACAGCATGCCGGACTTCGCCGCTGCGGCGAAGGAGTTCGAGAAGCATGGTCTCGCGGTGGTGTCGGTCGTTTCCGAAGAAGAGCCGAAGCTGTTGGAGGAAGCGCGCGCGATGGTCGCGAAGCTTGGTGAGCATCCTCCCGGCACATGGGTCCGCGATGATGAAAAGCAGCCGCTCGACCGTCTTTTCCGCGTTCAAGGCATCCCGGTGATGGTTTTGTTGTCGCCTGAAGGCCGCGTGCTCTTCAACGGATCACCTGCCGATGAAGCGTTGTGGAAGGCGCTTTCCGCGATCTCTCCGGAGATCAAGCGTCCCGCGTTGCCGGAGGATGGCAAGCAGGAGAAGAAGCCTGCGAAGTGA
- a CDS encoding DUF5703 domain-containing protein, translating to MHPFLASLIACILIPTARAESSWDPLTEISRQDVIWTTHGTGEADNLPLGNGRAGANVWVVPDGDLELYLSHNDAVSELHRLLKLGKLKVRFDPSPFGKDEPIRQQLVLRGGRIELSAGAPDRRLDLQLWIDSETDVLHLTGTSAIPRRMTVTLDNWRTEKRTLNSSELASTWVYRTGIQPGIADWESADTIKPHAKGLMWYHRNAYSCLPTHFEHQGLGEALKKFRDPLENRTSGVLLAGRGLKGTSPTLLDSPAPLTTFDLRAAIQVSQTPTPEEWEKQTEAKLTASVSPEESRARTTRWWDAYWQRSWLFVDEGSAPIIPRLKHPLKFGSDQGGNNRLDGEIGEVVATPEVLPVQEIARLSTIKPLETKILDRSVEKANALTASDFTLMVRFIPKTPGGRLFDSITPGGNDGMLLDTHDGLRFIFGNHTLQVPVAWKPGNAYAATCVVSTSRQEVLLYLNDQLVAQWSEAPSPVTRAYVLSKLLTAMQARAETPAHFQGGIFTVAPPVAFYATNPATFDHTPDYRFYGCSYWWQNARFIYLPLLAQGWNEPVRKFIEFYASKRELFNARAKHYYNARGVYFQETVNLAGLPGMGDFGWGAKEYSEGYTRNIWQQALELTVLMQDYYEHTGDEKFLKDTLIPWANDALAFYDTRFEKKDGRIRIEPTHAVETYWTGVVDDMPSVAGLHAVTAWLLKLPASQTSAADRANWERIAKALPPLPKRTVDGVVMPDNAAAYNPQRSNYESPDLYSVFPFRVYGMDRKEQPIAEAIAGWKKMPNPGHVCWYQTGVIAARLGLAEGAKQDVVLRAKNRMARSDKSGSFLRFPGYLGSPHDWCPDFDGPGNMMNTLQEMILQPGPDGEILLTPAWPADWSAKFRLHAAGNVFVEGTIVKGKLTEWKTIPESAKARARVKQ from the coding sequence ATGCATCCCTTCCTGGCCTCCCTCATCGCCTGCATTCTCATCCCGACCGCCCGCGCGGAATCGTCATGGGACCCGCTCACGGAAATCAGCCGCCAGGACGTGATCTGGACCACGCACGGCACCGGCGAGGCCGACAACCTGCCGCTGGGCAACGGCCGCGCCGGGGCGAATGTCTGGGTGGTACCGGACGGCGATCTGGAACTCTACCTGTCCCACAACGATGCGGTGAGCGAACTCCACCGCCTGCTGAAGCTGGGCAAACTGAAGGTCCGTTTCGATCCCAGCCCCTTCGGCAAGGATGAGCCGATCCGCCAGCAGCTCGTCCTGCGCGGTGGCCGGATCGAGCTTTCCGCAGGCGCTCCCGATCGCCGCCTCGATCTCCAGCTCTGGATCGACAGCGAGACGGACGTCCTCCATCTCACCGGCACCAGCGCGATCCCGCGCCGGATGACAGTCACGCTCGATAACTGGCGCACGGAAAAACGGACACTCAACTCCAGCGAGCTCGCTTCCACCTGGGTTTACCGCACCGGCATCCAGCCGGGCATCGCCGACTGGGAATCCGCGGATACGATCAAGCCGCACGCGAAAGGGTTGATGTGGTACCACCGCAACGCCTACTCATGCCTGCCCACCCACTTCGAGCATCAGGGGCTCGGTGAGGCGTTGAAGAAATTCCGGGATCCGCTGGAGAACCGCACCTCCGGCGTGTTGCTCGCAGGCCGCGGATTGAAGGGCACCAGTCCTACACTTCTCGACTCCCCCGCCCCGCTGACCACCTTCGATCTGCGAGCCGCGATTCAAGTTTCGCAAACTCCGACACCAGAGGAATGGGAAAAGCAGACGGAGGCCAAGCTGACCGCGAGTGTCAGTCCGGAAGAATCCCGCGCCCGCACCACCCGCTGGTGGGATGCGTATTGGCAGAGGAGCTGGTTGTTCGTGGATGAAGGTTCCGCGCCGATCATCCCGCGGCTGAAGCATCCGTTGAAGTTCGGCAGCGATCAGGGTGGGAACAACCGGCTCGACGGCGAAATCGGGGAGGTCGTCGCCACCCCGGAGGTTCTTCCCGTTCAGGAAATAGCCAGACTCTCCACGATAAAACCTCTCGAAACCAAAATCCTTGATCGCTCGGTGGAGAAGGCAAACGCCCTCACCGCGAGTGATTTCACCCTCATGGTTCGTTTCATTCCGAAGACTCCGGGTGGCAGGCTCTTCGACAGCATCACCCCCGGCGGCAACGACGGCATGCTGCTCGATACCCATGACGGGCTGAGGTTCATTTTCGGCAATCACACCCTGCAGGTTCCCGTCGCTTGGAAACCGGGGAATGCCTACGCCGCCACTTGTGTCGTTTCCACATCCCGCCAGGAAGTACTGCTTTATCTCAACGACCAACTGGTCGCCCAATGGAGCGAGGCACCTTCCCCTGTCACCCGCGCCTACGTGCTCTCCAAACTGCTCACCGCGATGCAGGCCCGCGCGGAAACGCCCGCGCATTTCCAAGGAGGCATCTTCACCGTCGCCCCTCCGGTCGCCTTCTACGCCACCAATCCGGCGACCTTCGATCACACGCCCGACTACCGCTTCTACGGATGCAGCTACTGGTGGCAGAACGCGCGCTTCATCTACCTGCCGCTGCTGGCCCAGGGCTGGAACGAACCAGTGCGGAAGTTCATCGAGTTCTATGCCTCGAAGCGCGAGCTCTTCAACGCCCGGGCGAAGCACTACTACAACGCCCGCGGTGTCTATTTCCAAGAGACGGTCAATCTCGCAGGCCTGCCCGGGATGGGAGACTTCGGCTGGGGTGCGAAGGAGTATTCGGAAGGATACACCCGCAACATCTGGCAGCAGGCACTGGAACTCACCGTCCTCATGCAGGACTACTACGAGCACACCGGCGATGAGAAGTTCCTGAAGGACACGCTCATCCCGTGGGCGAATGACGCATTGGCATTCTATGACACGCGCTTTGAGAAAAAGGACGGCCGCATCCGCATCGAGCCCACCCACGCGGTGGAAACCTACTGGACCGGCGTGGTGGATGACATGCCCTCCGTTGCCGGACTGCATGCGGTGACCGCGTGGCTTCTGAAGCTACCCGCCAGCCAAACCTCCGCCGCGGATCGCGCGAATTGGGAGCGCATTGCCAAAGCCCTGCCACCTTTGCCGAAGCGCACCGTGGATGGCGTGGTGATGCCGGACAATGCCGCTGCCTACAATCCGCAGCGCTCCAACTACGAATCTCCGGATCTCTACAGCGTGTTCCCATTCCGCGTGTATGGAATGGATCGCAAGGAGCAGCCCATCGCCGAAGCCATCGCCGGATGGAAAAAGATGCCGAATCCCGGACACGTCTGCTGGTATCAGACCGGCGTGATCGCAGCCCGCCTCGGTCTGGCGGAGGGAGCGAAGCAGGATGTGGTGCTGCGCGCGAAGAACCGCATGGCCCGCAGCGACAAGTCCGGATCGTTCCTGCGCTTTCCCGGCTACCTCGGTTCACCCCACGACTGGTGTCCGGACTTCGATGGCCCGGGCAACATGATGAACACGCTTCAGGAGATGATCCTCCAGCCGGGTCCGGATGGCGAGATCCTGCTCACCCCCGCCTGGCCCGCCGACTGGAGCGCGAAGTTCCGCCTGCACGCGGCGGGGAATGTGTTCGTCGAGGGGACGATCGTGAAAGGAAAGCTGACGGAGTGGAAGACCATCCCGGAGAGTGCAAAAGCGCGGGCACGAGTAAAGCAGTAG
- a CDS encoding POT family MFS transporter, which produces MSYRTTAIDTDKMPPGIPYIIGNEAAERFSFYGMRAVLVMFMAQYLHLMDKVPGHAMSNPEAVERYHLFASFVYFTPLLGALLADIFFGKYNTILWLSIVYCLGHAALACMGSFGFSGWWLFAGLGLICLGAGGIKSCVSAHVGDQFGKSNHHLITRIYNWFYFSINFGSFFSTMLTPTLLAKYGPHWAFGVPGVLMAIATFMFWMGRNKFVHIPAGGWKFVEESFSREGLIALGKLIPLFALISVFWSLYDQTGSSWVLQATSLDLKPFSFLDWTVQASAVQAINPILILIYIPLFTLVIYPWMNRIFRLTPLRKIGCGLFLMAAAFGIVTLTQTWIDGGQRPSIHWQLLAYYVITASEVMVAIVGLEFAYTQAPKTMKSWVMGLFWLSVFGGNQFTAQVNHYIAIPSASQKQFDVATAALPADMQTSPRNIVLPGYDGVVGTDDDIIARSKQGALDSIEIPGRQTYLDAAAKIETQSGVKFPSKEEGAALLSGMKDQWGNSFRYDVIDSSTARIASAGPTRQDHTEWEMGLMIERPKPKEDHPWLDKRKQELGVTEAPMVAGFAHTEFCGGQSKLEGAAYFRFFTLLVLGTAVLFIPFAMLYRPKSYLQDDVESEEHPGPDAVAH; this is translated from the coding sequence ATGTCCTACCGTACGACGGCGATCGATACCGACAAGATGCCCCCCGGCATCCCCTACATCATCGGCAACGAAGCCGCCGAGCGGTTTTCGTTCTACGGGATGCGTGCGGTTCTGGTGATGTTCATGGCGCAGTATCTGCACCTGATGGACAAGGTACCGGGGCACGCGATGAGCAACCCGGAGGCGGTGGAGCGCTACCACCTTTTTGCCAGTTTCGTCTATTTCACCCCGCTGTTGGGAGCCCTGCTCGCGGATATTTTCTTTGGCAAGTACAACACGATCCTTTGGCTTTCGATCGTTTACTGCCTCGGGCATGCGGCTCTGGCCTGCATGGGTTCGTTTGGTTTTTCCGGTTGGTGGTTGTTTGCCGGCCTCGGTCTGATCTGCCTCGGTGCAGGCGGGATCAAGTCGTGTGTGTCCGCCCACGTGGGAGATCAGTTCGGGAAGAGCAACCATCACCTGATCACACGGATCTACAACTGGTTCTACTTCTCGATCAACTTCGGCTCGTTCTTCTCCACGATGCTGACACCCACCCTCCTCGCCAAGTATGGCCCGCACTGGGCCTTCGGCGTGCCCGGAGTGTTGATGGCCATCGCCACATTCATGTTCTGGATGGGCCGGAACAAGTTCGTCCACATTCCGGCGGGCGGCTGGAAATTTGTCGAGGAATCGTTCTCCCGCGAGGGCCTGATCGCGCTGGGCAAGCTGATACCACTCTTTGCCCTCATTTCGGTGTTCTGGTCGCTGTATGACCAGACCGGCTCATCGTGGGTGCTCCAGGCGACGAGCCTGGATTTGAAGCCATTCTCATTCCTCGACTGGACTGTCCAGGCCTCCGCGGTACAGGCGATCAACCCGATCCTGATCCTGATCTACATCCCGCTCTTCACCCTTGTGATCTATCCTTGGATGAACCGGATCTTCCGCCTGACTCCGCTGCGGAAGATCGGGTGCGGCTTGTTTCTGATGGCAGCGGCCTTTGGCATCGTCACGCTGACCCAGACGTGGATTGATGGCGGTCAACGTCCGTCCATCCACTGGCAGCTCCTTGCGTACTACGTGATCACCGCGTCGGAAGTCATGGTGGCCATTGTCGGCCTGGAGTTCGCTTACACGCAGGCTCCGAAGACGATGAAGTCCTGGGTGATGGGGTTGTTCTGGCTCTCCGTGTTCGGTGGGAACCAGTTCACGGCCCAAGTGAACCACTACATTGCGATTCCCTCCGCATCCCAAAAGCAGTTCGATGTCGCCACTGCCGCACTCCCGGCGGATATGCAGACCTCGCCCCGGAACATCGTGCTGCCCGGCTACGATGGGGTGGTCGGAACCGATGACGATATCATCGCGCGCTCCAAGCAGGGTGCGCTCGACTCGATCGAAATCCCGGGCCGCCAGACCTACCTGGATGCGGCAGCAAAGATCGAGACCCAGTCGGGAGTGAAATTCCCGAGCAAGGAAGAAGGCGCCGCCCTGCTCTCAGGCATGAAGGACCAGTGGGGGAATTCGTTCCGCTACGATGTGATCGATTCCTCCACCGCCCGCATCGCCAGCGCCGGTCCCACTCGTCAGGACCACACCGAATGGGAAATGGGCCTGATGATCGAAAGGCCCAAACCGAAGGAAGACCATCCGTGGCTCGACAAGCGCAAGCAGGAGCTCGGCGTGACCGAGGCTCCTATGGTGGCCGGCTTCGCGCACACCGAATTCTGTGGAGGCCAGAGCAAACTGGAAGGTGCCGCCTACTTCCGCTTCTTCACCCTGCTGGTGCTTGGTACGGCGGTGCTTTTCATCCCCTTCGCCATGCTCTATCGACCGAAGAGCTATCTGCAGGACGACGTGGAGTCCGAGGAACATCCCGGACCGGATGCCGTCGCCCACTGA